The genomic region ctgttgaagttgtaggtgcagctgtggttgtagtgcgagcagctgtggtagtagtcggagcagctgtggttgttgttggagcctctgtggtagttgatggagcctctgtggtagttgtaggttcaGCTGTGCTTATagtggcagaagctgtggttgttgttggagcctctgttgtagttgtaggggcagctgtggctgtaatggcagaagctgtggttgttgttagagcctctgttgtagttgtaggtgcagctgtggttgtagtgggagcagctgtggttgttgttggagcctctgtagtagttgttggggcagctgttgttgtagtgggagcagctgtggttttagtgggagaagctgtgtttgttgtttgagcctctgttgtagttgtaggtgcagctgtggttgtagtaggagcggctgttgtagttgttggagcgtcggtggtagttgttggagcctctgtggtagttgtaggtgtagctgtggttgtagtgggagctgctgtggttgttgttggagcttctgtggtagttgatggagccactgttgtagttgtaggttcagctgtggttgtaatgggagcagctgtggtagtagtcGGAGCAGctttggttgttgttggagcatctgttgtagttgtagatgcagctgtggttgtagtgggagcagctgtggttgttgttggagcctctgtagtagttgttggggcagctgttgttgtagtgggagcagctgtggtagtagttggagcctctgtgttagatgtaggtgcagctgtggttgtagtgggaacagctgttgttgttgttggagcctctgtagtggttgtcggggcagctgtggttgtagtggaagcagctgtggttgttgttggagcctctgttgtggttgtaggggcagctgtggttgtagtgggagcagctgtggttgttgttggagcctctgtagtagttgttggggcagctgttgttgtagtgggagcagctgtggtagtacttggagcctctgtggtagatgtaggtgcagctgtggttgtagtgggaacagctgttgttgttgttggagcctctgtagtggttgttggggcagctgtggttgtagtggaagcagctgtggttgttgtttgagcctctgttgtggttgtaggggcagctgtggttttagtgggaacagctgtggtagttgttggagcctctgttgtagttgtagagtcagctgtggttgtagtggcagctgtggttgtcgtggaagcagctgtggtagtagtgggagaagctgtggttgtagtgggagaagctgtggttgttgttggagcctctgttttggTTGTAGGGgctgctgtggttgtagtgggagaagctgtggttgttgttggagcctctgtggtagatgtaggtgcagctgtggttgtagtgggaacagctgttgttgttgttggagcctctgtagtggttgttggggcagctgtggttgtagtggaagcagctgtggttgttgttggagcctctgttgtggttgtaggggctgctgtggttgtagtgggagaagctgtggttgttgttggagcctctgtggtagatgtaggtgcagctgtggttgtagtgggaacagctgttgttgttgttggagcctctgtagtggttgttggggcagctgtggttgtagtggaagcagctgtggttgttgttggagcctctgttgtggttgtaggggctgctgtggttgtagtgggagaagctgtggttgttgttggagcctctgtggtagatgtaggtgcagctgtggttgtagtgggaacagctgttgttgttgttggagcctctgtagtggttgttggggcagctgtggttgtagtggaagcagctgtggttgttgttggagcctctgttgtggttgtaggggcagctgtggttttagtgggaacagctatggttgttgttggagcctctgttgtagttgtagagtcagctgtggttgtagtggcagctgtggttgtcgtggaagcagctgtggtagtagtgggagaagctgtggttgtaatggcagaagctgtggttgttgttggagcctctgttgaagttgtaggtgcagctgtggttgtagtgcgagcagctgtggttgttgttggagcgtctgtggtagttgatggagcctctgtggtagttgtaggttcaGCTGTGGTTATagtggcagaagctgtggttgttgttggagactctgttgtagttgtaggggcagctgtgatTGTAATGTCAGAAGctatggttgttgttggagcctctgttgaagttgtaggtgcagctgtggttgtagtgggagcagctgtggtagtagtcggagcagctgtggttgttgttggagcctctgtagtacttgttggggcagctgttgttgtagtgggagcagctgtgatagtagttggagcctctgtggtagttgtaggtgcagctgtggttgtagtgggaacagctgttgttgttgttggagcctctgtagtggttgttggggcagctgtggttgtagtgggagcagctgtggttgttgttgaagcctctgttgtagttgtaggggcaactgtggttgtagtggcagaagctgtggttgttgttggagcctctgttgtagttgtaggtgcagctatggttgtagtgggagcagctgtggtagtagtcGGAGCAGctttggttgttgttggagcatctgttgtagttgtagatgcagctgtggttgtagtgggagaagctgtggttgttgttggagcctctgtggtagttgtaggtgcagctatGGTTGTAGTGGGTgcagctgttgtagttgtaggtgcatctgtggttgttgtttgagCCTTTGTGATAGTtttaggggcagctgtggttgtcgtgggagcggctgttgatgttgttggagcctctgtagtagttGTAGCTGTGGTTGAAGTAGGAGCGGATGTTggtggagcctctgtgctagttgtaggggcagctgtggttgtagtgggaacagctgttgttgttgttggagcctctgtagtggttgttggggcagctgtggttgtagtgggagcagttgtggttgttgttggagcgtctgtggtagttgatggagcctctgtggtagttgtaggttcaGCTGTGGTTATagtggcagaagctgtggttgttgttggagcctcttttgaagttgtaggtgcagctgtggttgttgttggagccacTGTAGtacttgttggggcagctgttgttatagtgggagcagctgtggttgttgttggagcctctgttgtggttgtaggggcagctgtggttttagtgggaacagctgtggttgttgttggagcctctgttgtagttgaaggggcagctgtggttgaagtaggagcggctgttgttggagcctctgtgctagttgtaggtgcagctgtggttgtagtgggaacagctgttgttgttgttggagcctctgtagtggttgttggggcagctgtggttgtagtgggagcagctgtggttgttgttggagcctctgttgtagttgtatgtgcagctgtggttgtagtaggagcggctgttgtagttgtagcggcagctgtggttgtagtgggagaagctgtggttgttgttggagcctctgttgtagttgtaggtgcagctgtggttgtagtgggagcagctgtggttgttgttggagcctctgtgctagttgtaggtgcagctgtggttgtagtgggaacagctgttgttgttgttggagcctctgtagtggttgttggggcagctgtggttgtagtgggagcagctgtggttgttgttggagcctctgttgtagttgtatgtgcagctgtggttgtagtaggagcggctgttgtagttgtagcggcagctgtggttgtagtgggagaagctgtggttgttgttggagcctctgttgtagttgtaggtgcagctgtggttgtagtgggagcagctgtggttgttgttggagcctctgtagtagttgttggggcagctgttgttgtagtgggagcagctgtggtagtagttggagcctctgtggtagatgtaggtgcagctgtggttgtagtgggaacagctgttgttgttgttggagcctctgttgtagttgtaggtgcagctgtggttgtagtaggagcggctgttgtagttgtaggggcagctgtggttgtagtgggagaagctgtggttgttgttggagcctctgttgtagttgtaggtacagctgtggttgtagtgggagcagctgtggttgttgttggagcctctgtgctagttgtaggtacagctgtggttgtagtgggagcagctgtggttgttgttggagcctctgtg from Osmerus mordax isolate fOsmMor3 chromosome 14, fOsmMor3.pri, whole genome shotgun sequence harbors:
- the LOC136956227 gene encoding salivary glue protein Sgs-3-like, whose protein sequence is TTEAPTTTTASPTTTTAAPTTTTEAPTTTTAASTTTTAAPTTTTEAPTTTTAVPTTTTAAPTSTTEAPTTTTASPTTTTAAPTTKTEAPTTTTASPTTTTASPTTTTAASTTTTAATTTTADSTTTTEAPTTTTAVPTKTTAAPTTTTEAQTTTTAASTTTTAAPTTTTEAPTTT
- the LOC136956228 gene encoding uncharacterized protein, with the protein product TTVAPTTTTEASTTTTAAPTTTTAAPTTTTEAPTTTTAVPTTTTAAPTTTTEAPTTITAAPTTTTAAPTSTTEAPTTTTAAPTTTTAAPTTTTAAPTTSTEAPTTTIASDITITAAPTTTTESPTTTTASATITTAEPTTTTEAPSTTTDAPTTTTAARTTTTAAPTTSTEAPTT
- the LOC136956386 gene encoding uncharacterized protein produces the protein TTAAPTTTTEAPTTTTAVPTTTTAAPTSTTEAPTTTTAAPTTTTAAPTTTTEAPTTTTAAPTTTTAAPTTTTEAPTTTTASPTTTTAAATTTTAAPTTTTAAHTTTTEAPTTTTAAPTTTTAAPTTTTEAPTTTTAVPTTTTAAPTTSTEAPTTTTAAPTTTTAAPTTTTEAPTTTTASPTTTTAAATTTTAAPTTTTAAHTTTTEAPTTTTAAPTTTTAAPTTTTEAPTTTTAVPTTTTAAPTTSTEAPTTAAPTSTTAAPSTTTEAPTTTTAVPTKHRGSTNIRSYFNHSYNYYRGSNNINSRSHDNHSCP